The following are encoded in a window of Nitrospira sp. genomic DNA:
- the dnaN gene encoding DNA polymerase III subunit beta, translating into MIIEFPRTTLLQTLKLMHSILDRKNASAPLTMIHVTTSHTGVRLAATDLELGLQRTLPIPLMEERAFLIPDAPIYEFIKELTSDTIRWSIDDDHHITITSGKAKAKFNGMKAEDYPALPPLPDPFIFSLPAKDLSQLLTETLPAVGEADGRYILNAIKLTISNAPSPTLQIVGTDGHRLVITQQNTGTWLTRHHDTRHLLIPKKAGKVLQTLIPDKEPPLIAIGANQSLAGFQIGDYLLTSRLLDGSYPAYDRIIPTLTTARLTVSKTVLEDSIRRVSVIGGKDTKPMELSIADNHLTLHAHNVDVGEATETLETPTSTQPFKAGFNAQYLLDALETMPGEHCQLYMESPQTPCVLTTPDRTTQFKHIIMPLTLTS; encoded by the coding sequence ATGATCATTGAATTCCCACGCACCACCCTGCTTCAGACCCTCAAACTCATGCACAGCATTCTTGACCGCAAAAACGCCTCTGCGCCACTTACCATGATCCACGTCACCACAAGCCACACCGGGGTTCGGCTCGCTGCGACCGATCTCGAACTCGGTCTCCAACGCACCCTTCCCATTCCCCTCATGGAAGAACGCGCCTTCCTCATTCCTGACGCCCCAATCTATGAGTTCATCAAAGAACTCACGTCCGACACCATCCGCTGGTCCATCGATGACGACCACCACATCACCATCACCTCTGGAAAAGCCAAGGCCAAATTCAACGGCATGAAGGCTGAAGACTACCCAGCGCTCCCCCCGCTCCCTGATCCCTTCATCTTCAGCCTCCCCGCCAAGGACTTGTCACAGCTACTCACGGAAACTCTCCCAGCCGTCGGCGAGGCGGACGGCCGCTACATCTTGAACGCCATCAAGCTGACCATTTCCAACGCTCCCTCCCCAACGCTCCAAATCGTCGGTACAGACGGTCATCGCCTTGTCATCACACAACAAAACACTGGCACCTGGCTCACACGCCACCATGACACCCGGCACCTCCTCATCCCGAAAAAAGCCGGGAAGGTTCTGCAAACACTTATCCCGGATAAAGAACCACCCCTCATTGCCATCGGAGCCAACCAATCCCTCGCAGGCTTTCAGATCGGCGACTATCTCCTGACAAGCCGGCTGCTCGACGGCAGTTACCCGGCCTATGACAGGATCATCCCCACGCTGACCACGGCGCGACTGACTGTTTCGAAAACCGTCTTGGAAGATTCGATTCGACGAGTCTCAGTGATTGGAGGGAAAGACACCAAACCGATGGAACTGTCCATTGCAGACAATCATCTGACTCTGCATGCACACAACGTCGATGTAGGAGAAGCCACCGAAACTCTCGAAACTCCAACTTCGACACAGCCATTCAAGGCAGGATTCAACGCGCAGTATCTCCTCGATGCCCTAGAAACCATGCCGGGAGAGCACTGTCAGCTATACATGGAATCGCCTCAGACACCATGCGTCCTGACAACCCCTGATCGCACAACCCAATTCAAACACATCATCATGCCACTCACCCTCACCTCATAA
- a CDS encoding response regulator transcription factor, which yields MMRVALCDDHQMMIEGQRHVLEAMGHDVVVTAGNGRDLLRQVQNGAVVDLAIVDISMPVLNGMDTVSQLVALSPKTKCIVMSMYEDPARITEALLSGAKGYLSKATDPQGFSEAVRMVTAGQSYISPGLGYEVVLHGGKHVVGERVMSAREREVLQLIAEGCGDKEVAQELGITPRTVRFHRDVLRRDFGCPTTADLVKLAIRHGLTEC from the coding sequence ATGATGCGGGTCGCATTGTGCGATGACCATCAGATGATGATCGAAGGACAACGCCATGTGTTGGAGGCGATGGGGCATGACGTGGTGGTGACGGCGGGCAATGGACGCGACTTGCTCCGGCAGGTGCAGAACGGAGCGGTGGTAGATCTGGCGATTGTGGATATCAGCATGCCGGTCTTAAATGGGATGGATACCGTTTCGCAACTCGTGGCGCTGTCGCCGAAGACCAAGTGCATTGTGATGTCGATGTACGAGGATCCTGCACGGATTACCGAAGCGCTGCTGTCAGGAGCCAAAGGCTATCTGAGTAAAGCGACCGATCCGCAGGGTTTTAGCGAGGCAGTCCGGATGGTGACGGCTGGACAGTCGTATATCAGCCCTGGCTTGGGTTATGAAGTAGTCTTGCATGGTGGCAAGCACGTCGTTGGAGAACGGGTTATGTCGGCGCGTGAGCGGGAAGTGCTCCAGTTGATTGCTGAAGGATGTGGCGATAAGGAGGTTGCCCAAGAGCTCGGAATAACACCACGGACGGTACGATTCCATCGGGATGTCTTACGACGGGACTTTGGCTGTCCGACGACGGCTGACCTTGTGAAGTTGGCTATCCGCCATGGTTTGACAGAGTGTTGA
- a CDS encoding class I SAM-dependent methyltransferase: protein MHIAGRSISGFYPTPPRILSSVSSLIANPAHHLGRLLDPCAGNGIPLHYLAQAWNLSPYGIELDRQRAAQCRTAPATILHSDAHLCEVSRDSFSCLFLNPPYDFAGQGERTEYLWLKRWTPTLQPEGLLIYIIQEHQYTEKVLYYLSTYYREVSLFRFPPEEYEAFRQTVFIGKRVRTPNPSETVKRQLWRLLRTNNLPILPVDTAPRYTIPSLLIRGEITFSSDWIDPADIYAEAHDHGLWQDRHITELLTFDQHKVINPLLPLRKGHLTRLISAGLYNNTVIEHNNLRWIIKGRARKITKELPPIIDLVQTKDGPEERTHHRTIEQYVPEIRAFDLTPGPNYGRFVVIEC, encoded by the coding sequence ATGCACATCGCCGGCAGAAGCATTTCCGGATTCTATCCGACTCCACCTCGTATCCTCTCCTCTGTCAGCTCCCTCATCGCCAACCCCGCGCATCATCTAGGACGACTCCTCGACCCCTGCGCCGGCAACGGCATTCCCCTTCACTACCTCGCTCAAGCATGGAACCTGAGCCCTTATGGAATCGAACTCGACCGACAACGCGCCGCTCAATGCCGTACGGCACCGGCCACCATCCTGCACTCGGACGCCCATCTCTGCGAGGTCTCGCGAGACAGCTTCTCCTGCCTCTTCCTCAATCCCCCCTATGACTTCGCTGGACAAGGCGAACGTACGGAATATCTCTGGCTGAAACGCTGGACCCCGACTCTGCAACCAGAGGGGCTCCTGATCTACATTATTCAAGAGCATCAATACACCGAAAAAGTCCTCTACTATCTCAGCACTTACTACCGCGAAGTCAGCCTCTTTCGCTTCCCACCGGAAGAATATGAGGCTTTTCGCCAAACCGTCTTCATTGGGAAACGGGTTCGCACCCCCAACCCATCCGAAACCGTCAAACGTCAACTCTGGCGCCTCTTGCGCACGAACAACCTCCCCATTCTCCCGGTCGACACTGCGCCTCGCTACACCATTCCTTCACTACTCATTCGAGGCGAAATCACCTTTTCCAGTGACTGGATCGATCCGGCTGACATCTATGCCGAAGCCCATGACCATGGACTCTGGCAAGATCGCCATATCACAGAACTGCTCACCTTCGATCAACATAAAGTGATCAATCCCCTCCTGCCGCTTCGCAAGGGACACTTAACTCGCCTCATCTCGGCCGGCCTCTACAACAACACCGTCATCGAACACAACAACCTCCGATGGATCATCAAAGGACGGGCGAGGAAAATCACCAAAGAACTCCCTCCGATCATCGATCTGGTCCAGACCAAAGACGGACCAGAAGAACGTACACACCACCGCACCATCGAACAGTATGTCCCTGAAATCCGAGCCTTCGATTTAACTCCAGGCCCCAACTACGGTCGTTTCGTTGTTATTGAGTGTTAA
- a CDS encoding DEAD/DEAH box helicase, whose amino-acid sequence MSHATPITVPLAHFLETFSDALCTTTANQLTPQFTPEVLEAARPTLRQFGEPLYPAQANVATALAHAFHTHNSAICSAEMSTGKTRIGTAVAALLRSHRTLIFAPPHLVGKWKDEIQTLLPGAHAAILRSITDVLQFATLPTDGRWPLFGILSRERAKLSYAKRCAINPKVTRIDTRTFHHFHCPQCGIRIDDKDGIPQTPRSLKPGTHCTACQSPLWTYDPNGPRRVALADYLGKKHPRLFDLILVDEVQEEKSIGSAQGLAFGLLVQKCRRALALTGTLTSGKSTSIFHILWRMNPALKAAFKHTDEPRWVDLYGTWETRTTEEDIHRVLLVGKESKRRVHVTVRERPGISPQIIPHLVSNTAFFQLRDLGIALPPYTEHVQECQFSSQLHDNYERLKNAARQFIPIARRNKDGHLFSSLVQALLAYPDRATQGETITNRDGVPVFTLDPLPEDVVLPKEQALIDLILRERAQGRRVLVYCTHTQTKDITTRLQRLFEAAGLRSLILTSAVTPERRMKWITDHTKKGLDALICNPKLVSTGLDLLDYPTIAWIEVDYSTYLVRQASRRSWRIKQTRPVYVHYFLYKGSVQEHAWALVAAGINEGLKTEGDLTAEGLNQYQQPDDLMTQLVKQVLDRNASVLSAETMFAQLATHYQQDQASDTPDIPEPVSAQTYQDTPPELPLLIQPTTKTSKRNHDANIQLNLFAA is encoded by the coding sequence GTGTCACACGCCACGCCGATCACCGTCCCGCTCGCGCACTTTCTTGAAACCTTCTCCGATGCACTCTGCACGACCACCGCCAATCAGCTCACCCCGCAATTTACCCCTGAAGTCCTTGAGGCCGCGCGTCCGACCTTGCGGCAATTTGGCGAACCCCTCTATCCGGCCCAAGCCAACGTGGCCACCGCGCTGGCTCATGCGTTCCACACCCACAACAGCGCCATTTGCTCAGCGGAAATGAGCACCGGGAAGACCCGCATTGGCACCGCCGTCGCCGCCCTGCTCCGCTCTCATCGGACCCTGATCTTTGCCCCACCCCACTTGGTCGGGAAATGGAAAGACGAAATCCAGACGCTCCTTCCGGGCGCCCATGCAGCCATTCTGCGGAGCATCACCGATGTGCTCCAGTTCGCCACCCTCCCGACAGACGGACGCTGGCCGCTCTTCGGCATTCTCAGTCGCGAGCGAGCAAAACTCAGCTACGCCAAGCGTTGCGCCATCAACCCCAAGGTCACCCGGATTGATACACGTACCTTTCATCATTTCCATTGCCCCCAGTGCGGCATCCGCATCGACGATAAGGACGGCATCCCACAAACCCCCAGGAGCCTCAAGCCAGGAACACACTGCACCGCATGTCAGAGCCCGCTCTGGACCTACGATCCCAACGGCCCACGGCGCGTCGCCCTGGCCGACTACCTTGGGAAAAAGCATCCCCGACTGTTTGATCTCATCCTGGTCGATGAAGTGCAGGAAGAAAAATCGATTGGGAGTGCCCAGGGGCTCGCCTTCGGCCTGTTGGTCCAAAAATGTCGACGCGCCCTCGCGCTCACCGGCACCCTGACGTCCGGAAAGTCCACCTCGATCTTTCACATCTTGTGGCGCATGAATCCGGCACTCAAAGCCGCCTTCAAACACACCGACGAACCACGGTGGGTGGACTTGTACGGCACATGGGAAACCCGCACGACCGAAGAAGACATCCACCGGGTGCTGCTCGTCGGCAAAGAATCCAAACGGCGCGTCCATGTCACCGTTCGCGAACGCCCCGGCATCTCCCCGCAGATCATTCCCCACCTGGTCTCCAACACAGCCTTCTTTCAGTTACGAGATCTTGGTATCGCACTCCCGCCCTACACAGAACACGTGCAAGAATGCCAGTTCTCTTCACAACTACACGACAACTACGAACGGCTCAAAAATGCGGCTCGCCAATTCATTCCCATTGCCCGACGCAACAAGGATGGACATCTCTTCAGCAGCCTCGTCCAAGCATTATTGGCTTACCCAGATCGCGCCACCCAAGGCGAAACCATCACCAATCGCGACGGCGTTCCCGTCTTTACGTTAGACCCGCTTCCAGAAGACGTCGTGCTTCCCAAGGAACAGGCCCTCATCGATCTCATTCTCCGCGAGCGTGCACAAGGACGACGCGTGCTCGTCTACTGCACCCACACGCAAACCAAAGACATCACAACACGCCTGCAACGACTCTTTGAGGCCGCCGGCCTTCGCAGTTTGATCCTGACCTCCGCCGTCACCCCAGAACGACGCATGAAATGGATTACCGATCACACCAAGAAAGGCCTCGACGCCCTCATCTGCAACCCCAAATTGGTATCGACCGGTTTAGATTTACTCGACTACCCCACCATCGCCTGGATCGAAGTCGACTACTCCACGTACCTCGTGCGCCAAGCCTCACGTCGTTCGTGGCGCATCAAGCAAACCCGCCCGGTCTATGTGCACTACTTTCTCTACAAAGGCAGTGTGCAAGAACATGCCTGGGCACTCGTCGCCGCAGGCATCAACGAAGGCCTCAAAACCGAAGGGGATCTCACCGCGGAAGGACTCAACCAATATCAGCAACCAGATGACCTGATGACCCAGCTCGTCAAACAAGTCCTGGATCGCAACGCCTCGGTCCTCAGCGCGGAAACCATGTTTGCCCAGCTGGCAACGCACTATCAACAAGATCAGGCCAGCGACACGCCGGACATTCCAGAGCCTGTCAGTGCGCAGACGTACCAGGATACACCGCCTGAGCTGCCACTATTGATTCAGCCAACGACCAAAACCAGCAAGCGGAACCATGACGCCAACATCCAACTCAACCTCTTTGCGGCCTAA